The genomic segment GAAGCGTTTTCTTCATAAAGTTACGCAGCAGGGTTTTACTATTGAGGCTTACTGTTCTGTTTTATGTTCAGTTCCGTAATTGACTGGTGTCACttttaatgatgtttaaaaaggcattttccattaaatatattgtgttttaatgatgtgGTCCTCTTGATACCATGTTGTTCTTATGATGTAGATCTGGCATATGGCTCCACCATTACTGTGAAAAATCTCCGTATTGCTGGAGGCTATTTGCACTCTCATTGGCACTTATACCCAGAGGGAGTGGGAGCACGGCAGCAGCAGGTCAGGCTACAGGTTCAACTGTTAAACATCCACAACCATAGTTATATATGCTAACActtatgatcattttatttattctaaataAACCTTGCTTTTTCCTTACAGGTGACAGCCTATCTCCATAAGGACTACAACAATTTGTGGCTCGTTCACAGACAGAATAATAATGAATGTGAGAAGATGATGTCGATTTACTGTTTAGAGATACCTGTAACATTCATTTAAGTCATAAGGAAGCAATGAATGAGTCTCTTATTGTTATTCTCCTTTGTTTATCCTTATTAAGCTCAATCTGGGACCCCTGACCTGGTTCGTCATGGTGACGTCATTCGATTGGAGCACAAAGAGTATGTATAACACCCATGAAATGTATTACTTAATCCCAGctaatttaaatgataaaatttcattttaatcttaATCTCCATCTGCATTCTATaatggccttttttttcttttttttttgtggtccCTTCAGAACAACTCGCAACCTTCACAGTCACCTCCATGAGGCCCCAATGACCAAGAAACACTTCCAGGTTACAGGTTATGGCACTGTGAGTATAGCCCACCTTATGTGAAGCACAACAATTGACTCATGACATACCTTACCTTTCACTGCCATTCAGAGACTCCAAACTGTTTAGCAACAGCCACATCAGATTGTGATTGCATGCCATTATATCTCTGTGCATCCTGAGCTTAACGCACCGCTGTATCTTTGCTCTGTTCTTAGAATGGCACAGGAGACGCTAATGACCTGTggcaggtggaggtgtgtggAGGTCAGAAGGGTGACCTGGTGAAGGTGCTCCGCAGCAAAGTCCGCTTTCTGCACCGAGCTACCGGCTGCGTGCTTTACTCCTCTGGCAAGACTCTTCCAAAGTGGTACAACTAATCTTCTCTGCTCTGACCCCACTTCCTCTTCTATTCAAGattctttgtttgtgtggaagtgTACTATAACTTTTGTTTCCATTCAGGGGCTGGGAACAGGTGGAGGTGACCTGTAGTCCCTACTTGAAGGAAACTCCAAGTTCTCAGTGGAACATTGAAGATCATATCAACCCTAAATGTATGATACAACATCACTTGTGCTCctttttgtatatatatatatcttgaTGTCAAACACTAACGaacattttacttttccttCTGTATGTTTTGGCAGTGCCCAACATTagtctgtctgtgctgaagcCCCATTTTCTGGAGATCTTACTGGAGTCCCACATTGTTATGATCAGAGtaagaaacactgagaaaatcCATCTGTGCTTAAAGAACAAGTTTTATCAGAAACCATttattaaaaccaaaaaaacgTGTCTATTCAGGGTAACAGTGGCTTGAAACCCAAAGACAATGAGATGAACTCAAAACCCTGGCACTGGCCCATCAACTACCAGGTGCACTGAATGATTTACGCtataaaaaattcaaatgaaatgcaTGTGTGCAATTTTTAACTTCAAATGTTCTTGGTTTATTCTTGTAAAAGGGATTGAGGTTCTCAGGAGTGAATGAGACAGAGTATCGTGTTTATCTGCTGGGGAACCCTGTAAGTCAAGTTTCATTATCCAGTCGTCGCTCTTGTCTGACCAATGCACATTAAAGCCCTCATGATGGAATATTCTTTTTCAGGTGCTCTGGTGGATGAATCTGGCCAGTTTGGGACTATATCTGATCATGGTGGCAGTGGCCTCTGTAGCCCTGCAACGAGGTTTCTCATTGGGCCAAAAAAGAATAGGTATAagtattgatattgatattgatattatattaaaaagatGATTTAAACGTATTGTAAATGTTCTGTACTCCACTCTGTTTCAGAGCACTCTCATGTGCTTATGAGAGGGGGAGGACTGCTTCTCCTCGGTTGGCTGCTTCACTATGcacctttctatactatgggCCGTGTCCTCTACTATCACCACTACTTCCCTGCCATGCTCTTCAGCAGCATGCTAACAGGTATTAAATCCCAATGCATTTTACCTTCTATTCTATTCCATTAATAGAGCAGAGGTTTGAAGGGGTAAGATAAGAGGCAAAGATACCAGATAAGGCGAATTAAGGTACTTAATCATACTTGTTCTCAGAGTCCGAACCTTACACTTTCTGAGGATATCATTATCTCCTTTGTCCACCATGAATaaatctctccatctctgtttagaagtcaaagaaaaaagtCTGTTCTTTTAACTCCAGAACATTTCTGAGAAGAAGTTTTCTTTTGTATCAAATTAATCCAGCGATAGTTGTCTGTACTCTTGTGGGGACATTGCTAACAGGAACTGCTGATGACGCATTTTAATGGTGCAGGTTATCCAAAACGTAAAAAAATATAGactaaaaaacataaacagggTTGTAGCCCACACCCATGTTTTGTCTGATAGGGTTTGAGGCATTGAGAACCCCTTATATAGACAAAGCAGTCATGGTGGTTTTCTTGTTAATGcattgtgtttctttctcaCAGGAATTACACTAGACATCCTATTAAAAAGTGCTGACTTGCTGCTCCGCCCACCTTATTGTGATTGGTTGGAACGAGCCGGGCAGATGGTCCTTCTGTTAACTGCTCTTTACAGGTGAGCTGACCAGTAGAGTCATtactgtgaaggaaaaaaatgtattgtagtTCATTCTTAAGCTGTCATAAAAAGTTTATTATCACTATGTAATGTCTATTGCATTTAATGAGGTTTCTAGTGATTACACGATTGCTGTTAAACCCATTTTCCCTTGTTACACTTAAAATGCCTTTTGAAAAGCcccaaaacacatttatgcCCTCTCTTCTATCTGCTGTGGGTTGACgtgaagatgaagataaagTCAGTGATATTAAAGTcgtagtttgacattttgggaaatacatttatacGCCTTCTTGCTGGCAGTCAGATGACAAGATGGATACCACTCCAGTTTGACCCTAGAGCGAGCAGGCTTAGATTAGCTTAGACTGAAAGCACTTCGTTGACTTTGTGTAAATCACTGAAATCCTTTCCCTGTCTGTTAGTTTCTACCTGTTCCATCCACTCTCCTATGGCATGACGGGTCCTCTGGCACACGAGCCGGGCAGCGCCATGGCTGGCCTGAAGTGGATGGACTCCTGGGAGTTCTAGTCAACTTTGCATGAAGACAACACCAATGATAGGATATATAGCAACTGCTCTGAATATGAGGGACTTAAATGAATTATGTGTCTCACAGACTTGTGGTCTTAGCGTGTTTACacattgaaattattttcataagGTACTGACTATACACACTGTTATACTACCTGTCCAAGTATTCATGTTTCTCAATATTTCCAAGTATTGTAGTGTAAAGAAAGCTTGACAACACAGACCTGAGTCAGAACATATGAAAGCCAGAGTGTTGTGGAGTATTTGAGAATAAAGATCCAGACACATATTCTTCACCAAGCTGCCTTAACTCACAAGACATCTTACATCCTGATCGtagtgtgtactgtatgtgtcacaATAAAGAGCAACAATAATAAGCTAAAGTGCCTGGAACTAGTGACAGAAAGGTTTAATGCTGTATCTCCGTACTCACCAGTTTAAAAAAACGTTTTGTTACATAGTTATAGGATGTCAGagatatccttttttttccgTTTGCTGTTGTCTTGATCTTAGTGTccattatttttgtatttcattaagCCATAGTGCTATCCAGTACTGGCTTCTGTTTTGACACTAAGACTACTACTGACTCTCAGTGTTGTGTACATTTCAATGTGATCAATAAACTACAATATTCTTGTAGTCTGTTCTTAGTTATGATTATATCTTCCGTGTTTCATCTTGGTTCTACTTATCTCACCAATATCCACCACCTAGTAACCCCTCTGAATGAATTATGGCCCTTGAtctaaaacagaaataaacagaaatgtgctaatatatttacaaatgttttcatcCTTGAAACAACTTTAATGgcactgtaaaacaaaagcggcctcaaaacattaaaaaaataaatgagaccAATTAATGTAGATGAAATTAATGCCATGAAACTTTACTTCTCGCTATCACTACATTATTTACAAAAAGTGGATATATGTTTTCCCATAGATAATAATATAAGTAattgaaaaaacacaaaaagataaaaatgagaATATAATAATTTTAAGATTGTTAGAATATGATAATGTATTTGATCATTTGTTCATGTGTCTAAAAAGGGGAATTGTGCTGTGAATGTTTAACGTAGGAAATGGGTGGGGTCCACGTATAAAACGTATTTTTCTACCTGAGTCTTCACCTCGATGCTCAACAATAACCCGGTGTACCGCCCGGTGGCGCGTTTGTGAAGTACACCGCTACGCGTCAACTCCGAGGACGGCTGCTGTGATTGGTCTTCGTTCGTCACGTGTTTATTCTGAAGATGGCGTCTCCAAATGGAGGTAAATTCTAATTCCTTACCCTGCTATGCCGTGTATAAATCGTAAATTTGACCTTATCAAGCGCACTAAACCGTTACCGACTCCAATGCTGTGTTACACGAACACCCCGAGACGACAAAACACACATGTTAGCGCTGTATCTTTACTGTTTGGGGATGTTTTTGTCTTCCGTTGGCTAAAGGGAAGCACAGCAGACTCAGAGAGCCTGAACCTAACGTACAGCTTCACCCAAAACATCCGCTGCTGCGGCACTACATACAAGTTCAACCAGCCGTTTCCTTAATGGGGAACAGTTacactgttttgtttcacaacATCGTAGTTATTTATGTTTTACTCACGGTtgtcttttctatttttcacgTTTCGCCTTGAACTCAACGTTATTATTCATACAGATTGTACACTCGTGTTGGATTTTTACAGTGAAGTAGTCCTATAGTGTACTGTCCACACTCAGTGTCCACACTTGCACAGTCTAATGCAGAATACATCTGTTATGCTATAAAGTCTTCTTATATGGACCCTATAATGTTCAGGTCTGTAGCCACTGTCATAGAGATGTTGATATAATTAAATGTTATAGGGTTCCAACCAACTAATGATCATTAAAGTTTAATGTGCCGATTATTTTTTTCGATTAATCAATCAAGagtttattaattgattaaccaATTCCAATTAATGAATTGAATCCAAGTTGAAAATGTCCTGTTTTGTCTTAACAaatgtccaaaacccaaagatattcagtttacgaTGATAAATGCGGAGATAAGCAGCCTTTTCAGAAGCTGGAGCCAgataatttttcactttttttgtttaaaaaaacactgaaatgattaattgattatcaaaacagtcAGTGAGCTCATAAGTTAATCAACTTATTGTTTCAGCTTCAATACGTTTCAGTATTGAGTGATGGTTGTACTGGACTACATTATATCCAGGGGTGTTTCTTATATTCAGCCTCCCTCATGAAACACCTTTTAATGTAAAGTAGTCCAATACAACACCATCTTTAAATGTATCCTCAGTAAACATATGCTTGAACTTATACATTTCTGACAATgccaacaaaaactgaacattatcaTCTCTGCGAAGGTAGAATATATGGCTGCAACAATATATTGAATTGCAATAGATTGATCAGGTGTACCTAAcaaagtggccactgagtgtacATGCCCCTCTTAAGCTGCATATATTTAACCAGGTGACTAAACTAAATTGTACTTTCAAGAAATAGATGATGAcatacagatgggtgacaaattaaaggaaatatCTGAACAAATGACAGGGAAGCAATGAAGCTGTTTTGGAGGCTCAAGGTGGAACAACACCTGTCCAAGAGaatttttttgtgcttttctattaatttgtcacccatctgtattTTAATTTCTAAACCATGAACATGGAgctttataattatttattttgtcattcattattttgGCCACTATGATACGCATTTCCCATAATAAGTTTTGCATATGCCTGTTTATGTGCTGCCATGTGACCAGTACCGGAGcttaat from the Seriola aureovittata isolate HTS-2021-v1 ecotype China chromosome 13, ASM2101889v1, whole genome shotgun sequence genome contains:
- the pomt2 gene encoding protein O-mannosyl-transferase 2, which translates into the protein MAKEECITQRNKTGDPSTLRNRKTFPTSEKTLRTPSTPVLKDKNRHTAGLKPEDDTQSSNGTSAQLSARGSFSDEPQNKVFLMLVVGLSLSTRLYKITEPPHVCWDETHFGKMGSYYINRTFFFDVHPPLGKMLIGLAGYMTGYDGTFPFIKPGDKYEHHNYWGMRGFCAVLGSFLPVFAYLIVLELSQSHTAALITATLLIFDTGCVTISQYILLDPILMFFIMAAVLSMVKFSRQRYRPFTASWWLWLVLTGVNLAGAMGVKFVGLFVILLVGLNTVWDLWRLLGDLSLSLVDIAKHFLARVVGLILLPVFLYVTVFAIHFVVLNKSGPGDGFFSSAFQSRLIGNNLHNASMPEYLAYGSTITVKNLRIAGGYLHSHWHLYPEGVGARQQQVTAYLHKDYNNLWLVHRQNNNESQSGTPDLVRHGDVIRLEHKETTRNLHSHLHEAPMTKKHFQVTGYGTNGTGDANDLWQVEVCGGQKGDLVKVLRSKVRFLHRATGCVLYSSGKTLPKWGWEQVEVTCSPYLKETPSSQWNIEDHINPKLPNISLSVLKPHFLEILLESHIVMIRGNSGLKPKDNEMNSKPWHWPINYQGLRFSGVNETEYRVYLLGNPVLWWMNLASLGLYLIMVAVASVALQRGFSLGQKRIEHSHVLMRGGGLLLLGWLLHYAPFYTMGRVLYYHHYFPAMLFSSMLTGITLDILLKSADLLLRPPYCDWLERAGQMVLLLTALYSFYLFHPLSYGMTGPLAHEPGSAMAGLKWMDSWEF